CGACCAATTTTAGCGATTCCATTTTTAGTGGCGCCCTTAGTGACGACCCTTATAACATGGATTGCATTGAAGTTACAATGGATGCCACCAGTGGTTTATCCACTTCACCGCACCACACCGGGATTCTTGATGGGGTGGTTGGGTACCGGGGGCGATTGGCACGCCTTGCTTGTGAGTGTGGTGAATCTCGTAGTTGCCACGGCTATTTATTTACCGTTCATTTGGTTAGACAATCAGGCAGTTAAAGGAGGCGCTAGCTAATGAAGCATAATTGGTGGCGTTGGTTATTAGGGGTCATTATTTTGGTGGGAATCAGTTGGCCAGCCTATAACTGGTCAAAAGCTGATATTAAAACGTTGAAGAATGCGGGTCGAACACGGATGGCACCAGTCATCATGATTCCGGGTTCCAGTGCGACGCAAAATCGTTTTGATACCCTGATTACGGAATTGGGTAAAAAGATACCGCAAAAGCACAGTGTACTGAAGTTAACGGTTAAGATGGATGGCACGATTCAGTATCGTGGTAATTTGAGTCGGCGTGATACGGCCCCCTTTATTGTGATTAGCTTTGAAAATAATAAAGACGGGCAGACTAATATTGATAAGCAGGCGGTTTGGTTGAATACGGCGTTTAAAGCATTAGTCAAAACGTACGGCTTTAATCATTTTCGGGCATTGGGACATTCCAACGGGGGCCTAATCTGGACGCTGTTTTTAGCGCGTTATCTAAAGCAATCACCGCAAGTTAGAATTGATCGTTTAATGACGATTGGGACGCCATATAATATGGAATCCACGAGTACCACGGCAAAGACCGGGATGTTTAAAGAATTGTACCGGTATCGCGAAGGATTGCCGAAAGCTTTAACGGTTTATTCAATAGCGGGAACCGAAAATTACACGAGTGATGGGACGGTCCCATACAATAGTGTGAATTATGGCAAGTATATCTTTCAAGACCAAGTGAAACACTTTACTGAAGTGACCGTTACGGGTGCTAACGCCGTGCATTCTGATCTGCCACAAAATAAGCAGATTGTGGCGTTGATTCGGCAATATCTGCTTGATGAAAATGTCTCAGATAAAATTCGGCGGCAAAATGCCCAACAAATGAAGCAGTAATGGTTACAAACTAACTTTTGGCAGCCGCGATAACAAAAAATTGCGACAAGAATTCACAAAATTCCTGTCGCAATTTTTTTGTTTGAGTCACTTTATTAGTTAACGACGGTGATGGACAGGAACGTGGTGCTTTGTCCCAATCTTTTTCTTAGTGGTTGACCGATGTTTGGCTGGCCGTTTGAGTTTTAAACGTAAACGCATCAAGGTCCGTGGTGCAGGCCGTCGAGCGGCATCAATCGTGGTCGCTGGTGCGAAAGCCAGACTGCCGCCAATCCCCATAATGAGTACCAGCGTAATGAGTCGTCGTGTTTTCAAAATTCGTTTCCCCCTAACTAAACTGCTTCATTAGTTTATAAGTAATTGTCATTGCCGTCAATCTCAGGGGATAATGATGGCGTTTACAATCTTTTTACGGCCTGTTAACAAAGAATTAACGAAAACCGATGAAATGTGATTGTATTTTAGTCACATTTCCTTTATGGTGAAGATATTATAAAAAAGGGGTTTACTTAAATGAATATTGAAATTTTAAACTCAGCGATTCAAGATTTACATTTTCAAATTATTTATGATCGTGATGAAACAAAAGATGAACCTGGCCAAGGGCAATTTAGTTACACACCAGCTAATCCGGATGTCAAAAAGACTTTTGGGGATGACGTCGTACAAGCCCAATTGGACGTGACCTATAAAGAAGAAATGTACGATTTATCGGCAACGGTCTTTGCTATTGTGCGTTTAAGTGGTGAAATGGTCAGCATGATTGAACGGCAATCTAATAACAAGCCGTTAGAAGATGATGAAAAAGGGATGCTAGATAACTTAAACGGTGCGATCATTCCAGCTTTGTCAGCTAAAGTACGGGCCTATGCCGCCTTGTTCTCAACCGAAGCTAGCAATTTTGCGGTGATGCCAGCAGATTTTGATGACAGTCAGGAAAATGCACCTAAACCAGCCTAAGTTTTGGCTAATAAATTTTGAGTCTTAGAAATGACGTTTGGGTGAGTCTCAAACGTTATTTTTATTGGGCTAATAGCTTTGTTAAGTGAAAAAACGAAGTTACAAAACCGTTTGTGCAATCGTTAACAATCGTGATATAATGGGAATTGACCCCAATAGCATTAGCTGGTTGGGATTAGGTCAAAAGGCATTGTTAGCGGTAGCTTGCAATTATCTACGGACTGACGGCACCCTTGGTTGTCAAAGTTGGGGGTGGCGGTTTAACGAGCGTTAATTCGTCAGCACACATACTTTTAAAAGCACGATGCGCACATAGGATGAGAACCCCGGGTGTCCGCAGGGTCAATGGCGATTGAATTACAACTTGGTAATTCAGTAGCCATTTTTGATTATCTTGGGGGTTAAATTAAGGCGATTAAAAAGCTGTAAAATCCGTAATGAAAGCGTATACTAACGGTGAGAGGAGTGACGATCATGTTTAAACCAATGGCATCAATTTTTACAAATCATCAGATTGCTGGTCATTATCGTGCGATTGACCGAGCCAAACAATGCATTGTGCCGTTTCACTTTGAAATTCAAGGCACTGAATATCCACAGCCGGTACCGGAAAAAAACTGGTTACGTCGACTATCGGGGACCCGGAGCGAGCACTATGCGATGGTTGAATTGACACCGACGAAAGTGATTTTATGGTCGCCAGAGCGCCGTAATTTGGGTGAAATGGCGTTAACCGATATTAAACTCATTCAAGTGGGGGCTATTCGCTGGCATGTCACTCAGGGACTTGATCCGCGGCATGCTTTTCGCGCAACCATTTTTGTTGTGACGGATGCGGGAAACTATTATTTTGCAAATTCAGATATGGAAGTTTTACCAGCTATTTTTAAGTTCGCCCATGCGCACAGCATTCCGGTTGAAGACCCCTTACGTTTAATCCCATTATTGAAGGTTGGGTGGCAAGTCGCTGCTAAGACACTCCATGAAACCTATGCCCAGTTAGCGAAACATACCGGCTATCCGGATTAATAAATGACGATTAGCTTAAAATAAGAATCGCACTAGTTAGCTTAGGCCATGTGATCAGGCCTCGCATAACTAGGGGATTCTTTTTTGATGCATTGGCGTTTAAAAGTTGGTTGCGAAAGATGATATAATAATGGCAATTAGTAAAATAGGAAGGTGTGTATTGCGGCATGTTAACCGGAAAATTTGAAAACTTGCCAACAACGTTGCCACAGCTTTAAATTTGAAGCGTGGTTATCAATAGTTATTAGTCCAAGCGAAAGCTGGATTTTTATCCATCCCTGAAAATAAAATGCATTGGTATGGTTGGCAATTGGCGACGTATTATCGGACTAATGACCTAACGATGATTAAAACATGGCTCTATGATAATTGTCTATTTGGCATGTAAATGTGGTTAATGATGTTGGTTCCAACAGCTATCAGTCGTCTAAACAAATAACCCCCGTGCCAAGTAGCCGCTAGTAACGGCTACTTGGCACGGGGGTTTTAGATTTGAGTTGAATTAGGCGCTTTTAAACCAGCCCTTGGGCAAGCATGGCCTCGGCAACTTTTGTGAAGCCGGCAATATTCGCACCACTTAAATAATCGCCACTAACGGCATATTCATCGGCAGCGGTGACGGACTGAGCAAAGATAGTCTGCATAATTGTCTTTAGGCGGTTATCGACTTCTTCAAAAGACCAGCTTAAGCGCATACTGTTTTGGCTCATTTCCAAAGCAGAGACGGCGACGCCACCAGCATTGGCTGCTTTAGCGGGACCATATAAGACATCAGCTGTTTGGTAGGCCGCAATCGCTGCGGGGGTACTAGGCATATTGGCACCTTCAGCGACGGCTTTAGCCCCGTTAGCGATAATGGTCGCTGCATTGTCAGCATCAATTTCATTTTGCGTTGCGCAAGGTAAGGCAATGTCATAAGCGAGCTTGGCAGTCCAAACGGAACCTTCATGATAGGTCGCACTTGGGACTTGGTCAGCATAAGCTTTAATCCGATCACGATCGACTTCTTTAATCTGTTTAACGATTTCAAAGTCAATCCCGTTTTCATCCACAACATACCCGTTGGAATCAGAACAGGTGAGTACTTTGCCACCTAGTTCAGTAACTTTTTGAATGGCATAAATCGCCACATTACCGGCACCTGAAATGGCGACCCGTTGATTCGTAAAACTGAGGTGGTTGGCTTTGAGCATTTCATCGGTATAGTAGGCCAAGCCATAACCGGTGGCTTCGGTGCGAGCTAAAGAACCGCCATAAGTTAAGCCTTTACCGGTTAAGACGCCTCGGTCGGCACCACGCAACCGCTTGTATTGGCCGTAGAGATAACCGATTTCACGGCCACCAACACCGATATCACCAGCGGGAACGTCCGTATCTAGCCCGATATA
This region of Lactobacillus sp. CBA3605 genomic DNA includes:
- the gdhA gene encoding NADP-specific glutamate dehydrogenase, producing MIILSKATDYLQHVYTVIEHRDPNQAEFLEAVHDFFQTMTPVFEQHPEYIDANILERLTEPERVIQFRVPWLDDAGHAQVNRGFRVQFNSAIGPYKGGLRLHPSVNLSIVKFLGFEQIFKNALTGLPIGGGKGGSDFDPKGKSDHEIMRFCQSFMTELSKYIGLDTDVPAGDIGVGGREIGYLYGQYKRLRGADRGVLTGKGLTYGGSLARTEATGYGLAYYTDEMLKANHLSFTNQRVAISGAGNVAIYAIQKVTELGGKVLTCSDSNGYVVDENGIDFEIVKQIKEVDRDRIKAYADQVPSATYHEGSVWTAKLAYDIALPCATQNEIDADNAATIIANGAKAVAEGANMPSTPAAIAAYQTADVLYGPAKAANAGGVAVSALEMSQNSMRLSWSFEEVDNRLKTIMQTIFAQSVTAADEYAVSGDYLSGANIAGFTKVAEAMLAQGLV
- a CDS encoding alpha/beta hydrolase — its product is MKHNWWRWLLGVIILVGISWPAYNWSKADIKTLKNAGRTRMAPVIMIPGSSATQNRFDTLITELGKKIPQKHSVLKLTVKMDGTIQYRGNLSRRDTAPFIVISFENNKDGQTNIDKQAVWLNTAFKALVKTYGFNHFRALGHSNGGLIWTLFLARYLKQSPQVRIDRLMTIGTPYNMESTSTTAKTGMFKELYRYREGLPKALTVYSIAGTENYTSDGTVPYNSVNYGKYIFQDQVKHFTEVTVTGANAVHSDLPQNKQIVALIRQYLLDENVSDKIRRQNAQQMKQ